A region of Plutella xylostella chromosome 29, ilPluXylo3.1, whole genome shotgun sequence DNA encodes the following proteins:
- the LOC105381684 gene encoding DNA-directed RNA polymerase III subunit RPC8, which translates to MFVLAEMKDVIRIEPEYFHQSLTESITTLLNRKLANKVVLNVGLCIALFDITHIGDSHIFPGDGSSHTEVKFRYIVFRPFVEEILIGKIRSCSREGVHVTLGFFDDILIPVNALQHPSRFDETDQAWVWEYPKEDGETHDLFMDSGESIRFRVTSEAFEECLPSGPPGSECAVQSVAPYKLIGGINEPGLGLLPWWETPEQDDEEEPSNDEQENTE; encoded by the exons aTGTTTGTCCTAGCTGAAATGAAAGATGTTATACGTATAGAACCTGAATATTTTCATCAAAGTCTAACAGAGTCTATAACCACTTTGTTAAATAGAAAACTTGCAAATAAG GTAGTTCTGAATGTTGGATTATGTATAGCTTTATTTGATATAACGCATATAGGAGACTCGCACATATTCCCTGGAGATGGGTCGTCACACACAGAGGTTAaatttaggtatattgtatttaGGCCGTTTGTAGAAGAAATACTTATAGGAAAAATAAGAAGCTGTAGTAGAGAAGGTGTACatg TCACCCTTGGATTCTTTGACGACATACTAATACCAGTGAATGCTTTACAACATCCGTCACGCTTTGATGAGACAGACCAGGCATGGGTTTGGGAATATCCAAAAGAAGACGGGGAGACACATGACTTATTTATGGACTCAG GTGAATCAATACGATTTCGCGTCACTAGTGAAGCTTTCGAAGAATGCCTTCCCAGTGGTCCACCGGGCTCGGAGTGTGCTGTACAAAGTGTAGCACCATACAAACTTATTGGAGGAATCAACGAGCCTGGGCTCGGCCTGCTGCCGTGGTGGGAGACCCCAGAACAAGATGATGAGGAGGAACCTTCTAACGACGAACAAGAAAACActgaataa